CTCCAGGAAAGGAATCAGCGAAGCAGCCACCGATACGATTTGGTTCGGAGCTACGTCCATATAGGAATACTCCTCAGGGTTTACTACCGGGAAGTCACCTTCAAAACGGCCTTTTACCAGTTCCTGGGTCAGTTTACCGTCGTTATCAAGCAAGGAGTTGGCCTGCGCGATGTGGTGCGTGTCTTCTTCCTCAGCGGTCAAGAACTTCACGTTAGAGCTCATGTCCACTTTACCGTCTTTTACGTCCCGGTAAGGAGTCTCAATGAAACCCATCGAGTTCACGCGAGCGTGAACGCACAGCGACGAAATCAGACCGATGTTGGGGCCCTCAGGGGTTTCGATGGTGCACAGACGACCGTAGTGCGTATAATGCACGTCACGTACTTCGAAACCGGCACGCTCACGCGACAGACCTCCCGGCCCAAGAGCCGATACGCGGCGCTTGTGCGTCACTTCAGCCAGTGGATTGGTTTGGTCCATGAACTGCGACAACTGGTTCGTACCGAAGAACGAGTTAATCACGCTGGACAGCGTCCGGGCGTTAATTAAGTCAACCGGCTTGAAATCCTCATTGTCGCGCACGTTCATGCGCTCCTTAATGGTACGGGCCATACGGGCCAGGCCCACGCCAAATTGCGCGTAGAGCTGCTCGCCAACCGTGCGTACACGGCGGTTACTCAAGTGGTCAATGTCATCAACAATGGCCTTTGAGTTAATCAGGCCAATCAGGTATTTCACAATCAACACAATGTCCTGATTGGTCAATACCCGTGAAGCCTGGCTCATATCAATGGCTAGCTTCTTATTGATACGGTAGCGGCCTACTTCCCCAAGGTCGTAGCGCTTGTCCGAGAAAAACAGCTTCTGGATAATATCGCGAGCAGTTTCTTCATCAGGGGCCTCAGTGTTACGGAGCTGGCGATAAATCTGCTCTACAGCTTCCTTCTCCGAGTTGGAGTTATCCTTCTGAAGCGTATTGTATATGATAGCGAAGTCCGCAATGTTAACGTTCTCACGGTGCAGGATAACCGATTTCGCTCCAGCCTCTAAGATGGTATCGATATCAGCCTCCTCAATTATCGAGTCACGCTCCAGCAATACCTCATTCCGGTCGATGGAAACTACCTCACCGGTATCCTCATCCACAAAGTCCTCCGTCCAAGTGCGCAGCACCCGGGCGGCTAACTTGCGTCCGACAGCTTTTTTAAGATTCTTTTTGTCTGCCTTTACCTCCTCCGACAGTCCGAACAGGTCGAGAATGTCTTTGTCAGTACCGTAACCGATGGCACGGAGAAGCGTTGTAACTGGAAACTTCTTCTTGCGGTCGATGTAGGCATACATCACGTTGTTCACGTCCGTGGCAAACTCGATCCACGATCCTTTGAACGGAATGATGCGTGCTGAATACAGCTTGGTACCGTTGGTATGTTTGCTCTGGGCAAAGAATACACCCGGCGAACGATGCAACTGCGATACGATAACCCGCTCAGCGCCGTTAATAACAAACGAGCCTTTTTCGGTCATGTACGGGATGTTACCCAGAAACACTTCCTGCTCAATCGTTTCAAAATCCTCGTTGTCCTTATCATTGCAGATAAGGCGCAGTTTGGCTTTAAGAGGCACCGAGTAGGTTAGGCCCCGGTCAATGCATTCGTCAACCGAGTACTTGGGTGGGTCAACGTGGTAATCTATAAAGTTCAGCACGAAATTTTCGCGCGAATCAGAGATGGGGAAGTTCTCGGCAAATACCTTGAACAAACCCTCATTTGACCGATTCTCAGCGGCGGTTTCCAACTGAAAGAAATCCTGGAACGACTGCACCTGCACGTCTAGGAAGTCCGGATATTCAATAACCTTTCTAATCTTAGCGAAACTGATTCGCTCAGCGGCGGCCGATTTCTGGAGCGCGGCCGTTTTTGCTTTCGGTGTAGCCAATGCGGAGGGGATTAAAAGATGGACACGGAAGCGTAAAACTGGGGGCCACCCAATAGAGGTGGAGGTTCAGCTCTGCGAACCTATTGGTTTACAGCCCAAAACAATTCTGCAAAACAGAACTGTATACTGACACAACGAAGCGCAAACCAACTGGCTTGCGCTCCGGCGATACTACAAACAGGAAAAGACCTGGCTAAGTTGCCAGGTCTAATCCTTATTTGAAGCAGGATAAATACAGCTTCAGAAGCTGCAATTACTTCACCTCTACTTCAGCGCCAGCTTCTTCCAACTGCTTCTTCAGCGTGTCGGCTTCGTCTTTGGTTACGCCTTCTTTCAGGGGCTTGGGGGCACCGTCAACCAGTTCTTTAGCTTCCTTCAGGCCGAGGCCGGTCAGGTCTTTCACCAATTTAACTACGGCCAGTTTAGCACCTCCGGCAGCCTTCAGGATAACGTCGAACGACGTTTTTTCCTCAGGGGCTTCTTCGGCAGCAGCGCCACCGCCACCAGCCATCATTACAGGAGCAGCAGCAGCAGGCTCAATGCCGTACTCGTCCTTCAAGATACCAGCCAATTCGTTTACTTCTTTCACCGTCAGGTTTACGAGCTGCTCAGCGAATGCTTTCAAATCTGCCATTTCAGTAGATTGTTAAAAAAAGTGTTGTTGAAAATAATATTGGAGTACGAGAAATGAGCAAATCGCTTAAGCAGCCTCTTTCTCGGAAAGCGTTTTGAGAATACCAGCCAATTTATTGCCACCGCTTTGCAGCGCCGAAATAACATTTTTGGCGGGCGATTGCAGCAGGCCGATAAGCTCGCCAAGCAATTCTTGTTTGCCTTTGATGGTAGTCAGACCTTCAAGCTGATCCGAACCCACATAGATGCTGGCATCAACGTAGGCCCCTTTCAACACGGGTTTAGGTGTTACGTTACGGCCGTAAGCTTGCGACTTATAAAAATCGCGCAACAGCTTAGCAGGGGCCGAGCCACTCTCCTGCGAGAAAAGTACGCCCGATTGACCTTTCAGCGCAGCGTCCATCTCCGAAGTGTCGTGGCCCAAAGTGTCAAGCGCCTTACGGATAAAGGTATTTTTGTACACCTTATATTCCATACCACGGTTGAAGCACAGACGACGAAACTCGTTGATTTTCGCTACTGACATCACCGAAGCATCGACGATGTAGAACGAGTTGTGCGATTGAAACTTCTCGCTCAACTCGTCCACGAGGGTTTGTTTTTCTTCCCTGTTCATGGGTGAGTCGTTTAATTAGTTAGCGGAAGTAACCTGGCTGTCAACTGGCACCCCGGGCGACATAGTGCTGCTCAGAGTAATGCTCTTAATATAAGTGCCCTTCGACGAAGACGGCTTCAAACGACCCAAAGTCTGGATGATTTCTAGCGCGTTTTCAGCTAATTTGCTTTCGTCGAATGATACTTTACCTACCGAGCAGTGAATGATACCGGTTTTATCAACTTTGAAATCGATTTTACCAGCTTTCACTTCTTGCACAGCTCTAGCTACATCGGTTGTTACCGTACCCGATTTAGGGTTTGGCATCAAGCCACGGGGGCCCAATACGCGGCCTAAACGGCCTACCTTAGCCATTACGGCTGGCATGGTAATGATAACGTCGATGTCAGTCCAACCTTTCTCGATTTTCGAGATGTAGTCGTCCAGGCCCACAAAATCAGCACCAGCAGCGAGGGCTTCGGCCTCCTTGTCAGGAGTTACGAGTGCCAACACACGCACAGTTTTGCCAGTGCCGTGGGGCAGTGTTGCCACACCACGAACCATTTGGTCAGCTTTGCGGGGGTCAACGCCCAAGCGCACGTCAATGTCTACTGAAGAATCAAACTTAGTGTAGGAGATGTCCTTCACTACTTTCGCTGCTTCAAGGAGGCTGCGTACCTCTGTCAGGTCATATTTGGCAAGGGCATCCTTGCGCTTTTTGGTGATCTTTGCCATTTGCTTTTCTCCGTTTAATTATTCTGCGAAAGGAGAATCGCCTTTGACGGTAATGCCCATGCTGCGAGCTGTACCGGCCACTTGCTTCATGGCCGACTCCACCTTAAAGGCGTTTAAGTCAGGCATCTTCGTTTCGGCAATGGTGCGGATTTGATCCCATGTAACCGAACCCACCTTGTTACGGTTAGGCTCTTTCGAACCGCCCTGCAACTTAGCTGCTTCCATGAGCAGTACCGGTGCAGGAGCAGTTTTCACCACAAAGTCAAAAGACTTGTCGGTGTACATGGTAATCAACACGGGACAGATTTGGCCGGCCTTATCCTGGGTGCGCGCATTGAATTGCTTGCAAAACTCCATGATGTTAAGGCCTTTGCTACCAAGTGCAGGTCCTACCGGCGGCGATGGGTTCGCTGAGCCTCCCTTTATCTGCAAGCGCAGATAACCTCTAATTTCCTTGGCCATTTGATTTGTAAGGCTGTGGTTCTTGCGTCGTAACTCGCATTTGCCTCAGTTAGTAGTATACTCCTGTTTGGAAGCCCAGCCGACCCGGAGCCAATGGTCGACATGGTATCATTAGGGCCCCTAGGACTCTTTTTCCACTTGGGTGTAATTTAATTCCATTGGCTGTGAACGGCCAAATATCTTTACAATGACATTAAGCTTTTTACGCTCCTCAAAGATTTCGGAAACAGTTCCTGACATACCGGCGAAACCACCATCCGTTATCTTCACCAACTCGCCCATCACGTAAGGTTTATCAAGGGTAGCAACTTGTTCTTCCGCCTCGTCTACAATACCGAGGATCCGGTTAACCTCAGTGATGTGGAGAGGGACAGGCTTATTGTTGGCAGCGTCCTTCTTGTCCTTGTCACCAAGGAAACCAATAACGCCTGGAGTGCTGGTAATAATATGGTCTACTTCCCCGTGACCTAGATCAGCGTGAATGATGATATAGCCCGGATAAAGGTTGCGTTCACGAACGCGCTTTTTGCCATTACGCATCTCAAATACCTTTTCCACTGGGATCAGCACTTGAGGAACCAACTCGGTCAGGT
This genomic stretch from Hymenobacter sp. PAMC 26628 harbors:
- the rplL gene encoding 50S ribosomal protein L7/L12 — translated: MADLKAFAEQLVNLTVKEVNELAGILKDEYGIEPAAAAPVMMAGGGGAAAEEAPEEKTSFDVILKAAGGAKLAVVKLVKDLTGLGLKEAKELVDGAPKPLKEGVTKDEADTLKKQLEEAGAEVEVK
- the rplJ gene encoding 50S ribosomal protein L10 encodes the protein MNREEKQTLVDELSEKFQSHNSFYIVDASVMSVAKINEFRRLCFNRGMEYKVYKNTFIRKALDTLGHDTSEMDAALKGQSGVLFSQESGSAPAKLLRDFYKSQAYGRNVTPKPVLKGAYVDASIYVGSDQLEGLTTIKGKQELLGELIGLLQSPAKNVISALQSGGNKLAGILKTLSEKEAA
- the rplA gene encoding 50S ribosomal protein L1; the protein is MAKITKKRKDALAKYDLTEVRSLLEAAKVVKDISYTKFDSSVDIDVRLGVDPRKADQMVRGVATLPHGTGKTVRVLALVTPDKEAEALAAGADFVGLDDYISKIEKGWTDIDVIITMPAVMAKVGRLGRVLGPRGLMPNPKSGTVTTDVARAVQEVKAGKIDFKVDKTGIIHCSVGKVSFDESKLAENALEIIQTLGRLKPSSSKGTYIKSITLSSTMSPGVPVDSQVTSAN
- the rplK gene encoding 50S ribosomal protein L11 translates to MAKEIRGYLRLQIKGGSANPSPPVGPALGSKGLNIMEFCKQFNARTQDKAGQICPVLITMYTDKSFDFVVKTAPAPVLLMEAAKLQGGSKEPNRNKVGSVTWDQIRTIAETKMPDLNAFKVESAMKQVAGTARSMGITVKGDSPFAE
- the nusG gene encoding transcription termination/antitermination protein NusG — its product is MGELKWYVVRSVSGQEKKAKNYLETELGRHNLTELVPQVLIPVEKVFEMRNGKKRVRERNLYPGYIIIHADLGHGEVDHIITSTPGVIGFLGDKDKKDAANNKPVPLHITEVNRILGIVDEAEEQVATLDKPYVMGELVKITDGGFAGMSGTVSEIFEERKKLNVIVKIFGRSQPMELNYTQVEKES